Proteins from a single region of Belliella baltica DSM 15883:
- a CDS encoding glutamate synthase subunit beta, whose protein sequence is MGAKEGFIQYKRELPETRSPEERINDYKEIYQPFDGKKLNEQSARCMDCGIPFCHQGCPLGNVIPEFNDAVYHNEWEEAFHILQSTNNFPEFTGRICPAPCEASCVLGINKDPVAIELIEKNIAEKAYEMGFVKPRIPKSRTGKSVAVIGSGPAGLAAADQLNQAGHEVTVFEKDKEVGGLLRYGIPDFKLEKWVIDRRVKIMEQEGVIFSTETEIGFNIKAENILANFDAIILATGAAQPRELKIKGSDLKGVHFAMEFLGKQNQVIAGEIKENPISAKDKNVIVIGGGDTGSDCIGTSNRHGAKSITQLELLPKPPQQRTVLNPWPEWPMTLKTSSSHEEGAERVFSILTKEFVGNEKGEVTGLVLVDLEWKEENGRMQFVEVPKTERTVPCDLAFIAIGYTGPAQNGLLEVFKVEKMENSLPKSKGYQSTSKKVFLAGDMRRGQSLVVWAISEGREAAVSVDEFLMGSSSLPRKDEGFYQVEEEIAS, encoded by the coding sequence ATGGGAGCGAAAGAAGGATTTATCCAATATAAAAGAGAGCTACCCGAAACACGCTCTCCAGAAGAAAGAATTAACGATTACAAAGAGATATATCAGCCATTTGATGGAAAAAAACTCAATGAACAATCTGCCAGATGCATGGATTGTGGAATACCATTTTGCCATCAGGGATGTCCGCTGGGCAATGTAATACCTGAGTTTAACGATGCAGTGTACCATAATGAATGGGAGGAAGCTTTTCATATTTTACAGAGCACTAACAATTTCCCAGAATTTACCGGTAGGATTTGCCCAGCGCCCTGTGAGGCTTCATGTGTATTGGGAATCAACAAAGACCCTGTAGCAATAGAATTGATTGAGAAGAATATTGCGGAGAAAGCTTACGAAATGGGTTTTGTAAAGCCAAGAATTCCAAAAAGCCGGACAGGAAAAAGCGTAGCTGTAATTGGGTCAGGCCCTGCAGGACTTGCTGCTGCTGACCAGCTCAACCAAGCGGGACATGAAGTCACTGTCTTTGAAAAAGACAAAGAAGTGGGTGGATTGCTACGCTATGGTATCCCAGATTTCAAATTAGAGAAATGGGTCATTGATCGTAGAGTAAAAATCATGGAGCAGGAAGGAGTAATTTTCTCAACAGAAACCGAAATAGGATTCAATATAAAAGCAGAAAATATCCTCGCCAACTTCGATGCGATTATCTTGGCAACAGGTGCAGCACAACCCAGAGAACTCAAAATCAAAGGTTCTGATCTGAAAGGAGTTCATTTTGCAATGGAATTTCTTGGGAAACAAAATCAAGTAATTGCTGGAGAAATCAAGGAAAACCCTATTTCTGCTAAAGACAAAAACGTCATTGTCATAGGCGGTGGAGACACCGGATCTGACTGCATCGGAACTTCAAATCGTCATGGCGCCAAAAGCATTACACAATTGGAATTACTTCCAAAGCCGCCGCAACAAAGAACTGTTCTCAATCCATGGCCAGAATGGCCAATGACATTGAAAACTTCAAGTTCTCACGAAGAAGGCGCTGAACGCGTATTCTCTATTCTTACTAAAGAATTTGTCGGCAATGAAAAAGGAGAAGTAACCGGACTTGTCTTGGTAGATTTGGAATGGAAAGAAGAAAACGGAAGAATGCAGTTTGTGGAAGTTCCAAAAACTGAGAGAACCGTTCCTTGTGACCTTGCTTTTATTGCGATAGGTTATACTGGACCTGCACAAAATGGTCTTTTAGAAGTATTCAAAGTAGAAAAAATGGAAAATAGTCTTCCAAAATCCAAAGGCTACCAGTCAACATCCAAAAAGGTATTCTTAGCAGGAGATATGCGGAGGGGACAATCCCTCGTCGTTTGGGCAATTTCTGAAGGAAGAGAAGCTGCAGTGAGTGTTGATGAATTCCTGATGGGAAGTTCATCCCTACCTAGAAAAGATGAAGGCTTCTATCAAGTAGAAGAAGAAATCGCTTCCTAA